A DNA window from Methanosarcinales archaeon contains the following coding sequences:
- a CDS encoding UPF0175 family protein, whose amino-acid sequence METVTTRLSENEISKLDWLARFHHTNRSQILRKVIDEGLEEELIEQALHLYQNGEITLWKAAELAEKSLSRMMDEAHKRKIPHQYSVDDFLQDMETLERVE is encoded by the coding sequence ATGGAGACAGTAACCACCCGTTTATCTGAAAATGAAATTTCAAAACTGGACTGGTTGGCACGATTCCATCATACTAACAGGTCACAGATATTGAGAAAAGTAATTGACGAGGGTCTGGAAGAAGAACTAATTGAACAGGCTTTGCATCTGTACCAGAATGGGGAGATCACCTTATGGAAAGCAGCTGAACTTGCAGAGAAAAGTCTGTCAAGAATGATGGATGAGGCACATAAACGGAAAATCCCGCATCAATACTCAGTGGATGATTTTTTACAGGATATGGAGACCCTGGAGCGCGTTGAATGA